A section of the Saccopteryx leptura isolate mSacLep1 chromosome 6, mSacLep1_pri_phased_curated, whole genome shotgun sequence genome encodes:
- the COPS2 gene encoding COP9 signalosome complex subunit 2 isoform X3 — protein sequence MIKINFKLTNFPEMMNRYKQLLTYIRSAVTRNYSEKSINSILDYISTSKQNSDFLCQMDLLQEFYETTLEALKDAKNDRLWFKTNTKLGKLYLEREEYGKLQKILRQLHQSCQTDDGEDDLKKGTQLLEIYALEIQMYTAQKNNKKLKALYEQSLHIKSAIPHPLIMGVIRECGGKMHLREGEFEKAHTDFFEAFKNYDESGSPRRTTCLKYLVLANMLMKSGINPFDSQEAKPYKNDPEILAMTNLVSAYQNNDITEFEKILKTNHSNIMDDPFIREHIEELLRNIRTQVLIKLIKPYTRIHIPFISKELNIDVADVESLLVQCILDNTIHGRIDQVNQLLELDHQKRGGARYTALDKWTNQLNSLNQAVVSKLA from the exons ATGATTAAGATTAACTTCAAGTtg acAAACTTTCCAGAAATGATGAACAGATATAAACAACTATTGACCTATATTCGAAGTGCAGTAACAAGAAATTATTCTGAAAAATCCATTAATTCTATTCTTGATTATATCTCCACTTCTAAACAG AATTCTGATTTTTTATGTCAGATGGATTTACTGCAGGAATTCTATGAAACAACACTGGAAGCTTTAAAAGATGCTAAGAATGATAGGCTGTGGTTTAAGACAAACACAAAG CTTGGAAAATTGTATTTAGAACGAGAGGAATATGGAAAGCTTCAAAAAATTTTACGCCAGTTACATCAGTCCTGCCAG ACTGATGATGGAGAAGATGACCTGAAGAAGGGTACACAGTTATTAGAAATATATGCTTTAGAAATTCAAATGTACACagcacagaaaaataacaaaaaacttaAAGCACTCTATGAACAGTCACTTCACATCAAGTCTGCCATCCCTCATCCACTGATCATGGGAGTCATAAGAG AATGTGGTGGTAAAATGCACTTGAGAGAAGGTGAATTTGAAAAGGCACACACTGATTTTTTTGAAGCCTTCAAGAACTATGATGAATCAGGAAGTCCAAGACGAACTACTTGCTTAAAATATTTGGTCTTAGCAAATATGCTAATGAAATCGGGAATAAATCCATTTGACTCACAGGAG GCCAAACCGTACAAAAATGATCCAGAAATTCTCGCAATGACGAATTTAGTAAG tGCCTATCAGAATAACGATATCACTGAATTTGAAAAGATTCTGAAAACAAACCACAGCAACATCATGGATGACCCTTTCATAAGGGAACACATTGAAG AGCTTCTACGAAACATCAGAACACAAGTGCTCATAAAATTAATTAAGCCTTACACAAGAATAcatattccttttatttctaag GAGCTAAACATAGATGTAGCGGATGTGGAGAGCTTGCTGGTTCAGTGCATATTGGATAA cACTATTCATGGCCGAATTGATCAAGTCAACCAACTCCTTGAGCTGGATCACCAGAAGCGGGGTGGTGCCCGATATACTGCACTAGATAAATGGACCAACCAGCTAAATTCTCTCAACCAGGCTGTAGTCAGCAAACTGGCCTAA
- the COPS2 gene encoding COP9 signalosome complex subunit 2 isoform X1: MSDMEDDFMCDDEEDYDLEYSEDSNSEPNVDLENQYYNSKALKEDDPKAALSSFQKVLELEGEKGEWGFKALKQMIKINFKLTNFPEMMNRYKQLLTYIRSAVTRNYSEKSINSILDYISTSKQNSDFLCQMDLLQEFYETTLEALKDAKNDRLWFKTNTKLGKLYLEREEYGKLQKILRQLHQSCQTDDGEDDLKKGTQLLEIYALEIQMYTAQKNNKKLKALYEQSLHIKSAIPHPLIMGVIRECGGKMHLREGEFEKAHTDFFEAFKNYDESGSPRRTTCLKYLVLANMLMKSGINPFDSQEAKPYKNDPEILAMTNLVSAYQNNDITEFEKILKTNHSNIMDDPFIREHIEELLRNIRTQVLIKLIKPYTRIHIPFISKELNIDVADVESLLVQCILDNTIHGRIDQVNQLLELDHQKRGGARYTALDKWTNQLNSLNQAVVSKLA, encoded by the exons GAATACTCTGAAGATAGTAACTCCGAGCCAAATGTGGATTTGGAAAATCAGTACTATAATTCCAAAGCTTTAAAGGAAGATGACCCAAAAGCAGCATTAAGCAGTTTCCAGAAG GTTTTGGAACTTGAAGGTGAAAAGGGAGAATGGGGATTTAAAGCACTGAAACAAATGATTAAGATTAACTTCAAGTtg acAAACTTTCCAGAAATGATGAACAGATATAAACAACTATTGACCTATATTCGAAGTGCAGTAACAAGAAATTATTCTGAAAAATCCATTAATTCTATTCTTGATTATATCTCCACTTCTAAACAG AATTCTGATTTTTTATGTCAGATGGATTTACTGCAGGAATTCTATGAAACAACACTGGAAGCTTTAAAAGATGCTAAGAATGATAGGCTGTGGTTTAAGACAAACACAAAG CTTGGAAAATTGTATTTAGAACGAGAGGAATATGGAAAGCTTCAAAAAATTTTACGCCAGTTACATCAGTCCTGCCAG ACTGATGATGGAGAAGATGACCTGAAGAAGGGTACACAGTTATTAGAAATATATGCTTTAGAAATTCAAATGTACACagcacagaaaaataacaaaaaacttaAAGCACTCTATGAACAGTCACTTCACATCAAGTCTGCCATCCCTCATCCACTGATCATGGGAGTCATAAGAG AATGTGGTGGTAAAATGCACTTGAGAGAAGGTGAATTTGAAAAGGCACACACTGATTTTTTTGAAGCCTTCAAGAACTATGATGAATCAGGAAGTCCAAGACGAACTACTTGCTTAAAATATTTGGTCTTAGCAAATATGCTAATGAAATCGGGAATAAATCCATTTGACTCACAGGAG GCCAAACCGTACAAAAATGATCCAGAAATTCTCGCAATGACGAATTTAGTAAG tGCCTATCAGAATAACGATATCACTGAATTTGAAAAGATTCTGAAAACAAACCACAGCAACATCATGGATGACCCTTTCATAAGGGAACACATTGAAG AGCTTCTACGAAACATCAGAACACAAGTGCTCATAAAATTAATTAAGCCTTACACAAGAATAcatattccttttatttctaag GAGCTAAACATAGATGTAGCGGATGTGGAGAGCTTGCTGGTTCAGTGCATATTGGATAA cACTATTCATGGCCGAATTGATCAAGTCAACCAACTCCTTGAGCTGGATCACCAGAAGCGGGGTGGTGCCCGATATACTGCACTAGATAAATGGACCAACCAGCTAAATTCTCTCAACCAGGCTGTAGTCAGCAAACTGGCCTAA
- the COPS2 gene encoding COP9 signalosome complex subunit 2 isoform X2: MSDMEDDFMCDDEEDYDLEYSEDSNSEPNVDLENQYYNSKALKEDDPKAALSSFQKVLELEGEKGEWGFKALKQMIKINFKLTNFPEMMNRYKQLLTYIRSAVTRNYSEKSINSILDYISTSKQMDLLQEFYETTLEALKDAKNDRLWFKTNTKLGKLYLEREEYGKLQKILRQLHQSCQTDDGEDDLKKGTQLLEIYALEIQMYTAQKNNKKLKALYEQSLHIKSAIPHPLIMGVIRECGGKMHLREGEFEKAHTDFFEAFKNYDESGSPRRTTCLKYLVLANMLMKSGINPFDSQEAKPYKNDPEILAMTNLVSAYQNNDITEFEKILKTNHSNIMDDPFIREHIEELLRNIRTQVLIKLIKPYTRIHIPFISKELNIDVADVESLLVQCILDNTIHGRIDQVNQLLELDHQKRGGARYTALDKWTNQLNSLNQAVVSKLA; encoded by the exons GAATACTCTGAAGATAGTAACTCCGAGCCAAATGTGGATTTGGAAAATCAGTACTATAATTCCAAAGCTTTAAAGGAAGATGACCCAAAAGCAGCATTAAGCAGTTTCCAGAAG GTTTTGGAACTTGAAGGTGAAAAGGGAGAATGGGGATTTAAAGCACTGAAACAAATGATTAAGATTAACTTCAAGTtg acAAACTTTCCAGAAATGATGAACAGATATAAACAACTATTGACCTATATTCGAAGTGCAGTAACAAGAAATTATTCTGAAAAATCCATTAATTCTATTCTTGATTATATCTCCACTTCTAAACAG ATGGATTTACTGCAGGAATTCTATGAAACAACACTGGAAGCTTTAAAAGATGCTAAGAATGATAGGCTGTGGTTTAAGACAAACACAAAG CTTGGAAAATTGTATTTAGAACGAGAGGAATATGGAAAGCTTCAAAAAATTTTACGCCAGTTACATCAGTCCTGCCAG ACTGATGATGGAGAAGATGACCTGAAGAAGGGTACACAGTTATTAGAAATATATGCTTTAGAAATTCAAATGTACACagcacagaaaaataacaaaaaacttaAAGCACTCTATGAACAGTCACTTCACATCAAGTCTGCCATCCCTCATCCACTGATCATGGGAGTCATAAGAG AATGTGGTGGTAAAATGCACTTGAGAGAAGGTGAATTTGAAAAGGCACACACTGATTTTTTTGAAGCCTTCAAGAACTATGATGAATCAGGAAGTCCAAGACGAACTACTTGCTTAAAATATTTGGTCTTAGCAAATATGCTAATGAAATCGGGAATAAATCCATTTGACTCACAGGAG GCCAAACCGTACAAAAATGATCCAGAAATTCTCGCAATGACGAATTTAGTAAG tGCCTATCAGAATAACGATATCACTGAATTTGAAAAGATTCTGAAAACAAACCACAGCAACATCATGGATGACCCTTTCATAAGGGAACACATTGAAG AGCTTCTACGAAACATCAGAACACAAGTGCTCATAAAATTAATTAAGCCTTACACAAGAATAcatattccttttatttctaag GAGCTAAACATAGATGTAGCGGATGTGGAGAGCTTGCTGGTTCAGTGCATATTGGATAA cACTATTCATGGCCGAATTGATCAAGTCAACCAACTCCTTGAGCTGGATCACCAGAAGCGGGGTGGTGCCCGATATACTGCACTAGATAAATGGACCAACCAGCTAAATTCTCTCAACCAGGCTGTAGTCAGCAAACTGGCCTAA